A single window of Sporosarcina sp. Marseille-Q4943 DNA harbors:
- a CDS encoding extracellular solute-binding protein, with protein sequence MKKLKSILLSLFSLSLLVALAACSSSKAAGEAVVIYTNGDEAASEAMESALKRAGYEGKYVLQSLGTSELGGKLLAEGDKIEADIVTMSSYFIETAQQQHNMFKDLTFTTNALEEHPPYYSPVLANTGSIFVNTEVLKQKGLPMPTSIKDLAKPEFEGLVSIPNIMDSSTGWLLVQAVISQYGEEEGKTVLRELIANSGPHVESSGSGPIKKVQAGEVAAGFGLRYQAVMAKESGLPIEFVDPIEGNFSLTESVAVVNKDDATTTLAMEMAEVIIQDARKELLTHYPVALYEGETVKDMNKPAHSMKFEQPLTVELLQQHQEFFKSAN encoded by the coding sequence GTGAAAAAGTTGAAGAGTATACTGCTATCTTTATTCTCTCTAAGCTTGCTCGTTGCATTGGCGGCTTGTAGTAGCAGCAAAGCTGCTGGAGAAGCAGTAGTCATTTATACGAATGGTGATGAAGCGGCGTCTGAAGCTATGGAAAGTGCTTTGAAACGGGCGGGGTACGAAGGGAAATATGTGCTCCAATCATTAGGTACTTCTGAATTGGGCGGAAAACTGCTGGCTGAGGGCGATAAAATCGAGGCGGACATCGTGACGATGAGTTCTTATTTCATCGAAACTGCCCAGCAGCAACATAATATGTTTAAAGATTTAACGTTTACCACAAATGCATTGGAAGAGCATCCACCGTATTATTCGCCGGTGTTAGCGAATACAGGTTCAATTTTCGTAAATACAGAAGTGCTCAAACAAAAAGGATTGCCGATGCCGACGTCGATTAAAGATTTAGCGAAACCGGAATTTGAAGGATTGGTGTCGATTCCGAACATTATGGATTCCTCAACAGGGTGGCTGTTAGTTCAAGCGGTTATTAGCCAATACGGAGAAGAAGAAGGGAAAACAGTTCTTCGTGAATTAATTGCAAATAGTGGTCCTCATGTTGAGAGTTCAGGTTCAGGGCCAATTAAGAAAGTTCAAGCCGGGGAAGTGGCTGCAGGTTTTGGATTGCGATATCAAGCGGTGATGGCTAAAGAAAGCGGTTTGCCAATTGAGTTTGTCGATCCGATTGAGGGTAATTTTTCACTGACAGAATCAGTGGCAGTCGTGAATAAAGACGATGCGACAACAACTCTAGCAATGGAAATGGCAGAAGTCATTATTCAAGACGCTCGAAAAGAGTTGCTTACACATTATCCAGTCGCACTTTATGAAGGTGAAACAGTTAAGGATATGAACAAACCGGCACATTCCATGAAATTTGAACAACCATTAACTGTGGAGTTGCTACAGCAACATCAGGAATTTTTTAAATCAGCTAACTAA